A genomic window from Denticeps clupeoides chromosome 11, fDenClu1.1, whole genome shotgun sequence includes:
- the tal2 gene encoding T-cell acute lymphocytic leukemia protein 2 — MTRKVFTNSRERWRQHNVNTAFAELRKLIPTHPPEKKLSKNEILRLAMRYINFLVQLLETQSGQAAGHSPASILTILRGNVESLQGSRTWLASDTEAPSPSSSCDSTEAW; from the coding sequence ATGACCAGGAAGGTGTTCACCAACTCACGGGAACGCTGGAGGCAGCACAACGTGAACACGGCCTTTGCTGAGCTCCGTAAACTGATACCCACTCACCCACCGGAGAAGAAGCTGAGCAAGAACGAGATCCTGCGCCTGGCCATGCGCTACATCAACTTCCTGGTGCAGCTGCTGGAGACGCAGAGCGGACAGGCGGCCGGCCACTCGCCCGCCTCCATCCTCACCATCCTCAGGGGCAACGTGGAGAGCCTGCAGGGCAGCAGGACCTGGCTGGCCAGCGACACGGAGGCGCCCTCTCCCAGCTCCAGCTGTGACAGTACAGAGGCGTGGTAG